Proteins from a single region of Salipiger sp. H15:
- a CDS encoding ATP-binding cassette domain-containing protein encodes MAEGLVFDALRITRHGAPLLSLDAHVAPGKVLTVMGPSGSGKSTLLSAIIGTLAPGFGLSGRITLDGTEITALPPERRRVGILFQDELLFPHLSVGGNLGFGLPARLRGRARRGRIDTALRDIGLEGFAKRDPATLSGGQKARVALMRMLLAEPRALLLDEPFSRLDAARRGQIRALVFERARAQGLPVLLVTHDPEDAGAAGGRVITLG; translated from the coding sequence ATGGCTGAGGGGCTGGTCTTCGATGCGCTGCGCATCACCCGCCACGGCGCGCCGCTGCTGTCGCTCGACGCCCATGTCGCGCCCGGCAAGGTGCTGACGGTCATGGGCCCCTCGGGCTCGGGCAAGTCGACGCTGCTTTCGGCGATCATCGGCACGCTCGCCCCGGGCTTCGGGCTCTCGGGGAGGATCACGCTCGACGGCACCGAGATCACCGCGCTGCCGCCGGAAAGGCGCCGCGTCGGCATCCTCTTCCAGGACGAGCTGCTGTTTCCGCACCTGTCGGTCGGCGGCAACCTCGGCTTCGGCCTGCCCGCAAGGCTGCGCGGCAGAGCCCGGCGCGGGCGGATCGACACCGCCCTGCGCGACATCGGGCTCGAGGGCTTTGCCAAGCGCGATCCCGCTACGCTCTCCGGCGGGCAGAAGGCGCGGGTCGCGCTGATGCGGATGCTGCTGGCCGAACCCCGCGCGCTGCTGCTCGACGAGCCCTTCTCGCGGCTCGACGCCGCAAGGCGCGGGCAGATCCGCGCGCTGGTCTTCGAGCGCGCCCGCGCTCAGGGCCTGCCGGTGCTGCTGGTCACCCATGATCCCGAGGATGCCGGGGCCGCGGGCGGGCGCGTCATCACTCTCGGCTGA
- the xylB gene encoding xylulokinase has protein sequence MEIGLDLGTSSVIGLLCEAGVPRAEARRALTTSSPMPYASEQDPEDWWQAARAVLAELVAGLPEGERQAITAIGLSGQMHGAVLLDRSGAVLRPAMLWNDGRAHAECAALTEALPEIGTLAGVPPLPGFTAPKLLWLSRHEPQIHARIAHVLLPKDYLGYRLHGGYVTDPSDAAGTLWFDQSARRWSDALCAISATDPDWLPPVRDGAEVAGLILPQIAVGLGLSPRVRIVIGGGDAATGAVAVGAVEDGTGLISLGTSGQLLLAGSAYRPNPGAFVHAFAHTLPGRWYQMAAMLNGARPMAWFAGVAGAGIGALLEEAAAVPATRVPLFLPYLTGERSPHGDPHIRGGFFGLEDSTTRAAMMRAVVEAVAFCFADAAESFGPAARGLAPLPVLGGGAQSDLLLQAVADASGLTLFRPDGATSGPSLGAAKLAALATGTLSRGDLDTRPEAREVFTPRPGGALLERLEKWRALYRALRPLAAPR, from the coding sequence TTGGAAATCGGACTGGATCTCGGCACGAGCTCGGTGATCGGCCTCCTGTGCGAGGCGGGCGTGCCCCGCGCCGAGGCGCGCCGGGCGCTCACCACCTCCTCGCCCATGCCCTACGCCTCCGAGCAGGACCCGGAGGACTGGTGGCAGGCCGCGCGCGCGGTGCTGGCCGAGCTGGTCGCCGGACTGCCCGAGGGCGAGCGGCAGGCGATCACCGCCATCGGCCTTTCCGGCCAGATGCACGGCGCGGTGCTGCTGGACCGCTCTGGCGCCGTGCTGCGCCCCGCCATGCTCTGGAACGACGGCCGCGCCCATGCCGAATGCGCCGCGCTGACCGAGGCCCTGCCCGAGATCGGCACGCTGGCGGGTGTGCCGCCCCTGCCCGGCTTCACCGCGCCGAAGCTGCTCTGGCTCTCCCGCCACGAGCCCCAGATCCACGCCCGCATCGCCCATGTCCTCCTGCCGAAGGACTACCTCGGCTACCGGCTGCACGGCGGCTACGTCACCGATCCCTCGGACGCCGCCGGCACGCTCTGGTTCGACCAGTCCGCGCGTCGGTGGTCGGACGCGCTCTGCGCCATCTCGGCCACCGACCCGGACTGGCTTCCGCCGGTGCGGGACGGCGCGGAGGTGGCGGGGCTCATCCTGCCGCAGATCGCCGTCGGGCTGGGACTTTCGCCAAGGGTCCGAATCGTGATCGGCGGCGGCGATGCCGCGACGGGCGCGGTGGCGGTGGGCGCGGTGGAGGACGGCACGGGGCTGATCTCGCTCGGCACCTCGGGGCAGCTCCTGCTGGCCGGAAGCGCCTACCGGCCCAACCCCGGGGCCTTCGTGCATGCCTTCGCCCACACCCTGCCCGGCCGCTGGTACCAGATGGCGGCGATGCTGAATGGCGCGCGGCCGATGGCCTGGTTCGCCGGGGTCGCCGGGGCCGGGATCGGCGCGCTGCTCGAGGAGGCCGCAGCCGTCCCCGCCACCCGCGTGCCGCTCTTCCTGCCCTATCTCACCGGCGAGCGCAGCCCGCACGGCGATCCGCACATCCGCGGCGGCTTCTTCGGGCTCGAGGACAGCACCACCCGCGCCGCGATGATGCGCGCGGTGGTCGAGGCGGTCGCCTTCTGCTTTGCCGACGCGGCCGAGAGCTTCGGCCCCGCCGCGCGCGGGCTCGCGCCCCTGCCGGTGCTCGGCGGCGGCGCGCAGAGCGACCTGCTGCTGCAGGCGGTGGCGGATGCCAGCGGGCTCACCCTGTTCCGGCCCGACGGCGCGACAAGCGGCCCCTCGCTCGGCGCGGCGAAGCTTGCGGCGCTGGCGACCGGCACCCTGTCGCGGGGCGATCTCGACACGCGCCCCGAGGCGCGCGAGGTCTTTACCCCGCGCCCGGGAGGCGCCCTGCTGGAGAGGCTGGAGAAATGGCGCGCGCTCTACCGCGCGCTGAGGCCGCTGGCCGCGCCGCGCTGA
- a CDS encoding bifunctional 2',3'-cyclic-nucleotide 2'-phosphodiesterase/3'-nucleotidase: protein MRTRSETPISRRRFLAGSAATGALIVLHPYSARAAANQAHLRIMETTDLHVHVFPYDYYADKPVDTVGLARTASIIESIRAEATNTLLVDNGDFLQGNPLGDYIAYERGMKDGDMHPVITAMNTLGYDAGTIGNHEFNYGLGFLEKSAAGANFPIVLANIAKTQGATPREDETLFKPYVILDREITDGAGNTHPIRVGIIGFTPPQVMNWDRKHLEGNVMARDIVTTAEAFVPQMKEEGAEIIIALSHSGIGAAQRADGMENASVPLAAVEGIDALVTGHSHLVFPSADYDGQEAIDLTAGTIHGKPAVMGGFWGSHMGLIDLLLERDGNEWRVVSTTSEARPIYQRGEDRSITALVGDDEEVLASIRPEHEATLDYVRRAVGETSAPLYSYFALVADDPSVQIVSIAQSWYIAQMLKGTEHEGLPILSAAAPFKAGGRGGPEYYTDVPAGPVAIKNVADLYLYPNTVRAVKVTGAQLKGWLERSAGMFNQITPGSTDAALLNTDFPSYNFDVIDGVTYRIDLSQPAMFDRDGNVVNEGTNRIVDLAFDGKPVDPAAEFIIATNNYRASGGGSFPGTGDTIVFEAPDTNRDVIVRYIVEQGTINPSADGNWSFAPMEGTTVLFETGPKARDYLQSVALDIEDAGDTAEGYAQFRIKL, encoded by the coding sequence ATGCGCACGCGTTCCGAAACCCCGATCAGCCGCCGCAGATTCCTCGCCGGCAGCGCCGCCACCGGCGCGCTGATCGTGCTGCACCCCTATTCCGCCCGCGCCGCGGCCAATCAGGCGCACCTGCGCATCATGGAAACCACCGACCTGCACGTGCACGTCTTCCCCTACGACTACTACGCCGACAAGCCGGTCGACACCGTGGGCCTCGCGCGCACCGCCTCGATCATCGAGAGCATCCGGGCCGAGGCGACCAACACGCTGCTGGTCGACAACGGCGACTTCCTGCAGGGCAACCCGCTGGGCGACTACATCGCCTACGAGCGCGGCATGAAGGACGGCGACATGCACCCCGTCATCACCGCGATGAACACGCTCGGCTACGACGCGGGCACCATCGGCAACCACGAATTCAACTACGGGCTCGGCTTCCTCGAGAAATCCGCTGCGGGCGCGAACTTCCCGATCGTGCTGGCCAACATCGCTAAGACGCAGGGCGCGACCCCGCGCGAGGACGAGACGCTGTTCAAGCCCTACGTGATCCTCGACCGCGAGATCACTGACGGCGCCGGCAACACCCACCCCATTCGCGTCGGCATCATCGGCTTCACCCCGCCGCAGGTGATGAACTGGGACCGCAAGCACCTCGAGGGCAACGTGATGGCCCGCGACATCGTCACCACCGCCGAGGCCTTCGTGCCGCAGATGAAGGAAGAGGGCGCCGAGATCATCATCGCGCTGTCGCATTCCGGCATCGGCGCGGCGCAGCGCGCGGACGGGATGGAGAACGCCTCGGTGCCGCTGGCCGCGGTCGAGGGCATCGACGCGCTGGTGACCGGGCACAGCCACCTCGTCTTCCCCTCCGCCGATTACGACGGGCAGGAGGCGATCGACCTCACCGCCGGCACGATCCATGGCAAGCCCGCGGTCATGGGCGGGTTCTGGGGCTCGCACATGGGGCTCATCGACCTGCTGCTCGAGCGTGACGGCAACGAATGGCGCGTGGTCTCCACCACCTCCGAGGCGCGGCCGATCTACCAGCGCGGCGAGGACCGCTCGATCACCGCGCTGGTCGGGGATGACGAGGAGGTGCTCGCCTCGATCCGCCCCGAGCACGAGGCCACGCTCGACTACGTGCGCCGCGCCGTGGGCGAGACCTCGGCGCCGCTCTATTCCTACTTCGCGCTAGTGGCCGACGATCCCTCGGTGCAGATCGTGTCGATCGCGCAGAGCTGGTACATCGCGCAGATGCTGAAGGGCACCGAGCACGAGGGGCTGCCGATCCTCTCGGCGGCGGCGCCGTTCAAGGCGGGCGGCCGCGGCGGGCCGGAGTATTACACCGACGTGCCGGCGGGCCCGGTGGCGATCAAGAACGTCGCCGACCTCTACCTCTATCCCAACACAGTGCGCGCGGTGAAGGTGACCGGCGCGCAGCTCAAGGGCTGGCTCGAGCGGTCGGCGGGCATGTTCAACCAGATCACGCCCGGCAGCACCGATGCAGCGCTGCTCAACACCGACTTCCCGAGCTACAACTTCGACGTGATCGACGGGGTGACCTACCGGATCGATCTGTCGCAGCCGGCGATGTTCGACCGCGACGGCAACGTGGTGAACGAGGGCACGAACCGGATCGTCGACCTTGCCTTCGACGGCAAACCGGTCGACCCCGCCGCCGAGTTCATCATCGCCACCAACAACTACCGTGCCTCGGGCGGCGGCAGCTTCCCCGGCACCGGCGACACCATCGTCTTCGAGGCGCCGGACACCAACCGCGACGTCATCGTGCGCTACATCGTCGAGCAGGGCACCATCAACCCGAGCGCCGACGGCAACTGGAGCTTCGCGCCGATGGAGGGCACCACGGTTCTCTTCGAGACCGGACCCAAGGCGCGCGACTACCTGCAGAGCGTCGCGCTCGACATCGAGGATGCGGGCGACACCGCCGAGGGCTACGCGCAGTTCCGCATCAAGCTCTGA
- a CDS encoding antibiotic biosynthesis monooxygenase, with protein MIMRVFQVVTRPGKEEEFAEFFHNVAIPLLRRTEGIVEVLPGAARPESPREFSVIMVWRDLASLKAFVDEDYSRPYVDPAEEDLVESRLIRHYELVEGGVVRR; from the coding sequence ATGATCATGCGCGTCTTCCAGGTCGTGACCCGGCCGGGCAAGGAAGAGGAATTCGCCGAGTTCTTCCACAATGTCGCGATCCCGCTGCTGCGCCGCACGGAGGGAATCGTCGAGGTGCTGCCGGGGGCGGCGCGGCCGGAGAGCCCGCGCGAGTTCTCGGTGATCATGGTCTGGCGCGATCTCGCCTCGCTGAAGGCCTTCGTCGACGAGGACTATTCCCGCCCCTACGTGGATCCGGCCGAGGAGGACCTGGTCGAGAGCCGCCTCATCCGCCATTACGAGCTGGTCGAGGGCGGGGTGGTCCGGCGCTGA
- the nudC gene encoding NAD(+) diphosphatase translates to MRQAEEVTFGGSGLDRAAELRGDIPGLAALMQRPGARGVVFWRGKPLVADEAPGEGRAELLRLPLGHPLLGAARARPVLLGREEGEVVLAYDISAWEPDAPQQEGFVDQSVQTHPDAPSEARFVELRTLLVALNPRDAELAATAKAILGWHDTHGFCSRCGQVSEVTQAGWQRVCRACGGQHFPRTDPVVIMLITRGNACLLGRSPGWPEGMYSCLAGFIEPGETVEAAVRREVKEETGVEVGRVAMLSSQPWPWPASLMLGCRGEALSEEITIDPVEIEHAQWVSRERLADAFAGLEPGIVPARRGSIANHLLRNWLADRLD, encoded by the coding sequence ATGCGGCAGGCGGAAGAGGTGACATTCGGCGGATCGGGGCTCGACCGGGCGGCGGAGCTGCGCGGCGACATTCCCGGTCTCGCGGCGCTGATGCAGCGCCCCGGTGCGCGCGGCGTGGTGTTCTGGCGCGGCAAGCCGCTGGTCGCCGACGAGGCGCCCGGCGAGGGGCGCGCCGAGCTCCTGCGCCTGCCGCTGGGCCACCCGCTGCTCGGCGCGGCGCGGGCGCGGCCGGTGCTGCTCGGGCGCGAGGAAGGCGAGGTGGTGCTGGCCTATGACATCTCGGCCTGGGAGCCCGACGCACCGCAGCAGGAAGGCTTCGTCGACCAGAGCGTGCAGACCCACCCGGACGCGCCCTCGGAGGCGCGTTTCGTCGAGCTGCGCACGTTGCTCGTCGCGCTCAACCCGCGCGATGCCGAACTGGCGGCCACCGCCAAGGCGATCCTCGGCTGGCACGACACGCATGGCTTCTGCTCGCGCTGCGGACAGGTCTCGGAGGTGACGCAGGCGGGCTGGCAGCGGGTCTGCCGCGCCTGCGGCGGGCAGCATTTCCCGCGCACCGACCCGGTGGTCATCATGCTGATCACCCGCGGCAACGCCTGCCTGCTTGGCCGCTCGCCGGGCTGGCCGGAGGGCATGTATTCCTGCCTTGCCGGCTTCATCGAGCCCGGCGAGACGGTCGAGGCGGCGGTGCGCCGCGAGGTGAAGGAGGAGACCGGGGTCGAGGTCGGGCGGGTCGCGATGCTCAGCAGCCAGCCCTGGCCCTGGCCGGCCTCGCTGATGCTCGGCTGCCGCGGCGAGGCGCTGAGCGAGGAGATCACCATCGACCCGGTCGAGATCGAGCATGCGCAATGGGTCAGCCGCGAGCGGCTCGCCGATGCCTTCGCCGGGCTCGAGCCGGGGATCGTGCCCGCCCGCCGCGGCTCGATCGCCAACCACCTGCTGCGCAACTGGCTTGCGGACCGCCTCGATTAG
- a CDS encoding histidine phosphatase family protein gives MPCRYLTHPQIVVDPAREVPRWHLSDTGRTRVAALAASGALRGTTRIVSSDETKALETARPLAEALGLSVEVRPALHENDRSATGFLPPPEFEAVASRFFAEPETSVRGWERAVDAQARILSEVAACLDGPAQGDVLFVGHGGVGTLLWCALAGTPISRAHDQGPGGGNHFAFTWTPRAVLSPWQPMESLSAGPPRPRPARNGG, from the coding sequence ATGCCCTGCCGCTACCTCACCCACCCGCAGATCGTCGTCGACCCGGCGCGCGAGGTGCCGCGCTGGCACCTCAGCGACACGGGCAGGACGAGGGTCGCCGCGCTGGCCGCCAGCGGCGCGCTGCGCGGCACCACGCGGATCGTCTCCTCGGATGAGACCAAGGCGCTCGAGACGGCCCGGCCGCTGGCCGAGGCGCTCGGCCTTTCCGTCGAGGTCCGCCCCGCCCTGCACGAGAACGACCGCAGCGCCACCGGCTTCCTGCCGCCGCCCGAGTTCGAAGCCGTGGCGAGCCGCTTCTTCGCCGAGCCGGAGACTTCCGTGCGCGGTTGGGAGCGCGCCGTCGACGCGCAGGCGCGCATCCTCTCCGAAGTGGCCGCCTGCCTTGACGGGCCCGCGCAGGGCGACGTGCTCTTCGTCGGTCACGGCGGGGTCGGCACGCTGCTCTGGTGCGCGCTCGCCGGCACGCCGATCAGCCGGGCGCATGACCAGGGGCCGGGCGGCGGCAATCACTTCGCCTTCACCTGGACGCCGCGCGCCGTGCTGTCACCCTGGCAGCCGATGGAATCGCTCAGCGCCGGACCACCCCGCCCTCGACCAGCTCGTAATGGCGGATGA
- a CDS encoding class I SAM-dependent methyltransferase, with amino-acid sequence MWDERYAVEDYVYGTEPSGVLIRRNNWLKPGAKALCVADGEGRNSVYLAQLGLKVTAFDGAAAAVDKARRLAAERGVEVDYSVQDAFDWDWPRESFDLVAGIFIQFVGPDGRAVLFERMKAALKPGGVLLLHGYTPRQLQFGTGGPGVAENLYTAGMLRKAFADMRVQVLEDYELDIREGRGHVGRSALIDMIAVRR; translated from the coding sequence ATGTGGGACGAACGATACGCCGTCGAGGATTACGTCTACGGAACCGAACCTTCGGGGGTCCTGATCCGCCGCAACAACTGGCTGAAGCCCGGTGCGAAGGCGCTCTGCGTCGCCGATGGCGAGGGGCGGAACTCGGTCTATCTCGCGCAGCTGGGCCTGAAGGTCACCGCCTTCGACGGTGCTGCCGCGGCGGTGGACAAGGCCCGGCGGCTTGCCGCCGAGCGCGGGGTCGAGGTGGACTACTCGGTGCAGGACGCCTTCGACTGGGACTGGCCGCGCGAGAGTTTCGACCTCGTGGCGGGGATCTTCATCCAGTTCGTCGGGCCCGACGGGCGGGCGGTGCTGTTCGAGCGGATGAAGGCGGCGCTCAAGCCGGGCGGCGTGCTGCTGCTGCATGGCTACACGCCCCGGCAGTTGCAGTTCGGCACCGGCGGGCCGGGGGTGGCCGAGAACCTCTACACCGCCGGGATGCTGCGCAAGGCCTTCGCGGACATGCGGGTGCAGGTGCTCGAGGATTACGAGCTCGACATCCGCGAGGGCAGGGGCCACGTCGGGCGCTCGGCGCTGATCGACATGATCGCCGTCAGGCGCTGA
- a CDS encoding HAD family phosphatase produces the protein MTQILPFAAVIFDLDGTLVDSERVALEAGRRAFLRFGVAVAPGFLEGLIGRDRNAVAEALRESYGALDQPALVQAIREESIALREAEGLPLKPGAVLLVEEIAALGLPMAVATSSGAVEAERKLTLAGLRAHFAAVIAFDHVENPKPAPDPYLLAAEALGRAPETCLAFEDSDTGAASARAAGMRVVQVPDMLASDGLHAHHLAATLIEGALAAGLPLRLDFDHSVKM, from the coding sequence ATGACCCAGATCCTTCCCTTTGCCGCCGTAATCTTCGACCTCGACGGCACGCTGGTGGACAGCGAGCGCGTGGCGCTCGAGGCCGGGCGGCGCGCCTTCCTGCGCTTCGGCGTCGCCGTCGCGCCGGGCTTTCTCGAGGGGCTGATCGGCCGCGACCGCAACGCCGTCGCCGAGGCCCTGCGCGAGAGCTACGGCGCGCTCGACCAGCCGGCGCTGGTGCAGGCGATCCGCGAGGAGAGCATCGCCCTGCGCGAGGCCGAGGGCCTGCCGCTGAAGCCGGGGGCGGTGCTGCTCGTCGAGGAGATCGCCGCGCTTGGCCTGCCGATGGCGGTCGCCACCAGTTCCGGCGCGGTGGAGGCCGAGCGCAAGCTCACCCTCGCCGGGCTGCGGGCGCATTTCGCCGCGGTCATCGCCTTCGACCACGTGGAGAACCCCAAGCCCGCGCCCGACCCCTACCTGCTGGCGGCCGAGGCACTCGGCCGGGCGCCCGAGACCTGCCTCGCCTTCGAGGACAGCGACACCGGCGCCGCCAGCGCCCGCGCGGCGGGGATGCGGGTGGTGCAGGTGCCCGACATGCTGGCAAGCGACGGGCTGCACGCCCACCACCTCGCCGCCACGCTGATCGAGGGCGCGCTGGCCGCGGGGC
- a CDS encoding ABC transporter permease subunit, with protein sequence MARSLTRAAPALTLLALLGPVAAGLAGTIAPAFGLLPALGGSEITLTPFRELLGWPGLPRAVFLSLFTGLAATMLALALTLLICAGWQGTRAFAALERALSPLLSVPHAAAAFGLAFLIAPSGWIARALALPLGWEQPPDLLILQDPRGLSLIAGLVVKEMPFLLLMTLAALPALRPAQSLATAQALGYGRVTAWAKVIMPRLYAQIRLPVYAVLAFSVSVVDVAMILGPGTPPPLAVQVLKWMNDPDLALRFRAAAGALLLLALTIAALLLWRGGEIAARRLSARWLVSGGRGHAEPLLRGLGLGLGALSAALVLLGLAGMAVWSLAGLWHFPELLPQGWTLRSWMRHGPDLLALFGRTMLIAATASGVAMVLTTACLEAEQRFGLRPGTRALWLLYLPLLVPQIAFLPGLQVAALLAGLDGTLAAVIAVHVVFVLPYAFLSLSDPYRALDPRYAAVAHALGKGPSATFWRVRLPMLLRPWLTAAAVSAAVSVGQYLPTLLIGGGRVPTLTTEALALASGGDRRVIGVTALAQTGAAFLPFALALLIPALAWRNRRGMRHG encoded by the coding sequence GTGGCGCGCTCGCTGACCCGCGCGGCACCGGCCCTCACGCTGCTGGCGCTGCTCGGGCCGGTGGCGGCGGGGCTGGCGGGCACGATCGCCCCGGCCTTCGGCCTCCTGCCCGCGCTCGGCGGCAGCGAGATCACCCTCACCCCCTTCCGTGAGCTGCTGGGCTGGCCGGGGCTGCCGCGCGCGGTCTTCCTGTCGCTCTTCACCGGGCTGGCCGCGACGATGCTGGCGCTGGCACTGACGCTGCTGATCTGCGCCGGCTGGCAGGGCACGCGGGCCTTCGCGGCGCTCGAACGGGCGCTCTCGCCGCTGCTGTCGGTGCCCCATGCCGCCGCCGCCTTCGGGCTTGCCTTCCTCATCGCCCCCTCGGGCTGGATCGCCCGGGCGCTGGCCCTGCCGCTCGGCTGGGAGCAGCCGCCCGACCTGCTCATCCTGCAGGACCCGCGCGGCCTGTCGCTGATCGCCGGGCTGGTGGTGAAGGAGATGCCGTTCCTTCTGCTGATGACCCTCGCCGCCCTGCCCGCGCTGCGCCCGGCCCAGAGCCTCGCCACGGCGCAGGCGCTGGGATACGGGCGCGTCACCGCATGGGCCAAGGTGATCATGCCGCGGCTCTATGCGCAGATCCGCCTGCCGGTCTACGCGGTGCTGGCCTTCTCGGTCTCGGTGGTGGACGTGGCGATGATCCTCGGGCCGGGCACGCCGCCGCCGCTGGCGGTGCAGGTGCTGAAATGGATGAACGATCCCGACCTCGCGCTGCGCTTCCGCGCCGCCGCCGGGGCGCTGCTGCTGCTGGCGCTGACCATCGCGGCGCTGCTGCTCTGGCGCGGCGGCGAGATCGCCGCACGCCGCCTCTCGGCGCGCTGGCTGGTCTCGGGCGGGCGCGGCCATGCCGAGCCGCTGCTGCGCGGGCTGGGGCTGGGCCTCGGCGCGCTCTCGGCGGCGCTGGTGCTGCTGGGGCTCGCGGGAATGGCGGTCTGGTCGCTCGCCGGGCTCTGGCACTTTCCCGAGCTCCTGCCGCAGGGCTGGACCCTGCGCAGCTGGATGCGCCACGGGCCGGACCTGCTGGCGCTCTTCGGCCGCACCATGCTGATCGCCGCCACCGCCTCCGGCGTCGCCATGGTGCTGACCACCGCCTGCCTCGAGGCCGAGCAGCGCTTCGGCCTGCGCCCCGGCACCCGCGCACTCTGGCTGCTCTACCTGCCGCTGCTGGTGCCGCAGATCGCCTTCCTGCCGGGGCTGCAGGTGGCGGCGCTGCTGGCCGGGCTCGACGGCACGCTGGCCGCGGTGATCGCCGTGCACGTGGTCTTCGTGCTGCCCTATGCCTTCCTGTCGCTCTCGGACCCCTACCGCGCGCTCGATCCGCGCTACGCCGCCGTCGCCCACGCGCTGGGAAAGGGGCCGAGCGCCACCTTCTGGCGCGTGCGCCTGCCGATGCTGCTGCGCCCCTGGCTGACCGCCGCCGCGGTCAGCGCCGCGGTGAGTGTCGGGCAATACCTGCCGACGCTGCTGATTGGCGGCGGCCGGGTGCCGACCCTGACCACCGAGGCGCTGGCCCTCGCCTCGGGCGGTGACCGGCGGGTGATCGGCGTGACCGCGCTGGCGCAGACCGGCGCGGCCTTCCTGCCCTTCGCGCTGGCGCTGCTGATCCCGGCGCTGGCCTGGCGCAATCGGCGGGGGATGCGCCATGGCTGA
- a CDS encoding ABC transporter substrate-binding protein — protein MIRHPMRNWLPLGLAALLSVTTPGLARAGADPADWEAVTAEARGQTVYWNAWGGADNVNAFIDWIGQQAQDQYAVTLEHVKLSDTAEAVSRVLAEKGAGKDEGGAIDLVWINGENFASMKRQGLLFGPWSEDLPNWQLTDPAANTALTADFTVPTEGLESPWGMAQLVFYHDTARLPEPPRSMAALSDWAAPNPGRFTYPQPPDFLGSTFLKQALIELTPDPDALSHPVDEADYAAATAPFWDWLDGLTPNLWRQGKAYPQTAQRMIQLMADNEIDIGFEFNPNAASNAIANFQLPDTVRSFVLEGGSLGNASFVAIPYNANAKAGAMVIANLLLSPEAQARMASPDELGFGTVLAMDRLSDAQVRLFDEIPVGIATLTPEELGPTLPEPHPSWMVKLEEDWTARYGVAR, from the coding sequence ATGATCCGCCACCCCATGCGCAACTGGCTGCCGCTTGGCCTCGCCGCCCTCCTCTCCGTCACAACTCCGGGCCTTGCCCGGGCCGGGGCCGATCCGGCCGACTGGGAGGCTGTGACGGCCGAGGCGCGGGGCCAGACGGTCTACTGGAACGCCTGGGGCGGGGCCGACAACGTCAATGCCTTCATCGACTGGATCGGGCAGCAGGCACAGGACCAGTACGCCGTCACGCTCGAGCACGTGAAGCTGTCGGACACCGCCGAGGCAGTGAGCCGCGTGCTCGCCGAAAAGGGCGCCGGCAAGGACGAGGGCGGCGCGATCGACCTCGTCTGGATCAACGGCGAGAACTTCGCGTCGATGAAGCGGCAGGGGCTGCTCTTCGGCCCGTGGTCCGAGGACCTGCCGAACTGGCAGCTGACCGATCCCGCTGCCAACACCGCGCTGACCGCCGATTTCACCGTGCCGACCGAGGGGCTGGAAAGCCCCTGGGGCATGGCGCAACTGGTCTTCTACCACGACACCGCCCGCCTGCCCGAGCCGCCGCGCAGCATGGCTGCGCTTTCGGACTGGGCGGCGCCCAACCCGGGGCGCTTCACCTATCCGCAGCCGCCGGACTTCCTTGGCTCGACCTTCCTCAAGCAGGCGCTGATCGAGCTGACCCCCGATCCCGATGCGCTGTCGCACCCGGTGGACGAGGCCGATTACGCGGCGGCGACCGCGCCGTTCTGGGACTGGCTCGACGGGCTCACACCGAACCTCTGGCGGCAGGGCAAGGCCTATCCGCAGACCGCCCAGCGGATGATCCAGCTGATGGCCGACAACGAGATCGACATCGGTTTCGAGTTCAACCCCAACGCCGCCTCCAACGCGATCGCCAATTTCCAGCTGCCGGACACGGTGCGCAGCTTCGTGCTCGAGGGCGGCTCGCTCGGCAATGCGAGTTTCGTCGCCATCCCCTACAATGCCAATGCCAAGGCCGGCGCGATGGTGATCGCCAACCTGCTGCTATCGCCCGAGGCGCAGGCGCGCATGGCAAGCCCCGACGAGCTCGGCTTCGGCACCGTGCTGGCGATGGACCGGCTTTCGGATGCACAGGTCCGGCTCTTCGACGAGATCCCCGTCGGCATCGCCACGCTCACCCCCGAGGAGCTGGGACCGACCCTGCCCGAGCCGCATCCGTCTTGGATGGTGAAGCTCGAAGAGGACTGGACCGCGCGCTACGGCGTGGCGCGCTGA
- a CDS encoding SRPBCC family protein → MEISTKEDIEVPVERVYAEATNFEHLERQIMRRGIELRRGDPAGAGSHAWHAVFTFRGRARAAEITLIEEDAPNLLVYRSLTDGLEVLTRIEFVALSRSRTRIAMMLELKPRTLSARLMVQSLKLARANLEKKFRVRMADYAQSVEDRLKRA, encoded by the coding sequence ATGGAAATCTCCACCAAGGAAGACATCGAGGTCCCGGTCGAGCGGGTCTACGCGGAGGCGACCAATTTCGAGCATCTCGAGCGGCAGATCATGCGGCGCGGGATCGAGTTGCGGCGGGGTGACCCGGCGGGCGCGGGCAGCCATGCCTGGCACGCGGTCTTCACCTTCCGCGGCAGGGCGCGCGCGGCCGAGATCACGCTGATCGAGGAGGATGCGCCGAACCTGCTGGTCTACCGCAGCCTGACCGACGGGCTCGAGGTGCTGACGCGGATCGAGTTCGTCGCCCTGTCGCGCAGCCGCACGCGCATCGCCATGATGCTCGAGCTGAAGCCGCGGACGCTCTCGGCCCGGCTCATGGTGCAGTCGCTGAAGCTGGCGCGTGCCAATCTCGAGAAGAAGTTCCGCGTGCGCATGGCCGATTACGCGCAGTCGGTCGAGGACCGGCTGAAGCGCGCCTGA